One Mycobacterium marseillense DNA window includes the following coding sequences:
- a CDS encoding MPT63 family protein, producing MKVSKTAVKTVAAAGIAAASVFAAAPALASPPPNIQGFGTSEQLVDGALITNYTVSNLQPSNVTIPGYTPKGTLYQADISARSEAGLVTPMVNDFIARGPNGQNYRVIDKVGTPNGLSPAPIPQGSESTGTLYFDVTGAPPNGVVYNDGMQDILIWTSNMEGGSAPGTMNSPAPGAPNSPAPGAPNSPAPGAPPAPSA from the coding sequence ATGAAGGTCAGCAAGACGGCCGTTAAGACAGTTGCCGCCGCCGGGATCGCGGCCGCGAGCGTTTTCGCCGCGGCACCGGCTCTGGCATCGCCGCCGCCCAACATCCAGGGCTTCGGCACCAGCGAACAGCTCGTGGACGGCGCCTTGATCACCAATTACACGGTGAGCAACCTGCAGCCCAGCAATGTCACCATCCCGGGCTACACGCCGAAGGGCACGCTCTACCAGGCGGACATCAGCGCCCGGTCGGAGGCCGGCCTGGTCACCCCGATGGTCAACGACTTCATCGCCCGCGGACCTAACGGCCAGAACTACCGGGTGATCGACAAGGTCGGAACGCCGAACGGGCTCAGCCCCGCCCCGATCCCGCAGGGCAGCGAGTCGACCGGCACCCTGTACTTCGACGTGACCGGCGCGCCCCCGAACGGCGTCGTCTACAACGACGGAATGCAGGACATCCTGATCTGGACGTCGAACATGGAGGGCGGCTCCGCGCCCGGGACCATGAACAGCCCGGCACCCGGTGCGCCGAACAGCCCGGCACCCGGCGCGCCGAACAGCCCGGCACCTGGTGCCCCGCCGGCGCCCAGCGCCTGA